One Streptomyces fagopyri DNA window includes the following coding sequences:
- a CDS encoding HAD family hydrolase: MTATTVLTARALLLDMDGTLVNSDTVVERCWRRWADRHGLDGDEVMKVVHGRQGFASMAVLLPHRPMEQNHADNARMLAEETADMDGVVAVPGAAEFLASLDGLPHALVTSADVGLSSARMAAAGLELPDVRVTAESVGASKPDPEGFLKGAAELGVAPEDCVVFEDSGAGISAGRAAGMRVVGVGPRAGFHRPDVLVRDLTQIRVERVGDGSLRLHVN; this comes from the coding sequence ATGACGGCCACCACCGTTCTGACCGCCCGCGCCCTCCTGCTCGACATGGACGGCACCCTCGTCAACTCGGACACCGTCGTCGAGCGCTGCTGGCGCCGCTGGGCGGACCGGCACGGGCTGGACGGGGACGAGGTCATGAAGGTCGTCCACGGACGGCAGGGGTTCGCCTCGATGGCGGTACTGCTGCCGCACCGGCCCATGGAGCAGAACCACGCCGACAACGCGCGGATGCTCGCCGAGGAGACCGCCGACATGGACGGCGTGGTCGCCGTCCCCGGTGCCGCGGAGTTCCTGGCCTCGCTCGACGGACTGCCGCACGCGCTGGTCACCTCGGCGGACGTGGGCCTGTCCAGCGCGCGGATGGCCGCCGCCGGGCTGGAACTGCCCGACGTACGGGTGACCGCCGAGTCGGTCGGGGCGAGCAAGCCGGATCCCGAGGGGTTCCTGAAGGGCGCCGCCGAGCTGGGCGTCGCGCCCGAGGACTGTGTCGTCTTCGAGGACTCCGGTGCGGGGATATCGGCCGGGCGGGCGGCGGGGATGCGGGTGGTCGGGGTCGGGCCGCGGGCCGGCTTCCACCGTCCCGACGTCCTCGTCCGCGACCTGACGCAGATACGGGTGGAGCGGGTCGGCGACGGTTCCCTGCGCCTGCACGTCAACTGA